Part of the Litoribrevibacter albus genome is shown below.
CGTTGGTATGTGGTTCAGGCTTACTCTGGCTATGAAAAGAGAGTGATGAACTCTCTGAAAGAACAGGTTGAACTTAAGGGGATGCAGGATTTCTTTGGTGATATCTTGGTTCCTACTGAAGAAGTTGTTGAGATTCGTGAAGGTAAGAAGCGTAAGAGTGAGCGTAAGTTCTATCCTGGTTATGTTTTGGTGAACATGGAGATGAACGATGAGACGTGGCACTTGGTTAAGAGTACTTCGCGAGTTCTAGGTTTTATTGGTGGTACGGCTGATAAGCCTGCGCCGATTACTCAGCGTGAAGCTGATGCTATTCTACAGCGTGTTGAGACGGGTGCTAGTAAGCCGCGTCCTAAAACGTTGTTTGAAGCGGGTGAGGTTGTTCGTGTTAATGATGGCCCATTTGCTGACTTTAATGGTGTTGTTGAAGAAGTGGATTATGAGAAGAGCAGAGTTAAAGTTTCTGTTCTTATCTTTGGTCGCTCTACTCCGGTGGAGCTAGAGTTTGGTCAGGTTGAAAAGACCTGATAAGTAATCGGGGAGCCGAAAGGCGTTTGCACCCTTAGGAGTATATATGGCTAAGAAAGTTGAAGCTTATATCAAGCTGCAAGTTGCAGCTGGTCAAGCAAACCCAAGTCCGCCGGTTGGTCCTGCACTAGGTCAGCATGGTGTGAATATCATGGAATTCTGTAAGGCGTTTAATGCTGCGACTCAAAAGCTTGAGCCAGGCCTTCCAGTTCCTGTTGTTATCTCTGTATATAATGATCGTTCATTTACGTTCATTACTAAAACTCCACCTGCAGCAGTATTGCTGAAGAAAGCAGCTGGTCTTAAGAGTGGTTCGGCGCGTCCTAACACTGACAAAGTTGGTAAGGTTACACGTGCTCAGTTGGAAGAAATTGCAACTGCTAAAGAGCCGGATCTAACTGCTGCAGATATGGATGCTGCTGTACGTACTATCGCTGGTACTGCTCGTAGTATGGGTCTAGAGGTGGAGGATTAATCATGGCTAAGCTAACAAAACGCGCTAAGTTGATCGCTGAAAAAGTAGATGCTAACAAGCAATATACTGTAGAAGAAGCGGTTGCTATCCTCAAGGATTTGTCTTCATCGGTGAAATTCACTGAGTCTGTAGATGTTTCTGTGAATCTAGGTATTGATGCACGTAAATCAGACCAAAACGTTCGTGGTGCTACTGTATTGCCTAACGGTAACGGTAAAACAGTTCGTGTTGCTGTCTTCACTCAGGGTGAAAATGCTGAGAAAGCAACTGCTGCTGGCGCAGACGTAGTTGGTATGGATGATCTTGCAGCTGACGTTAAAGCGGGCAACATGAACTTTGATGTTGTTATCGCGACTCCGGATGCAATGCGTGTGGTTGGTCAGTTGGGTCAGATTCTTGGTCCTCGTGGTCTTATGCCAAACCCTAAGGTTGGTACTGTAACTCCAGACGTAGAAACTGCTGTTAAGAACGCAAAAGCAGGTCAGGTTCGTTACCGTAACGACAAGGCGGGTATCATTCACACTGGTATCGGTAACGTTACATTTGATGCGGCTCAAATTCAGGGTAACCTTGAAGCGCTTCTTGCAGATCTTAAGAAAGCAAAACCTGCTTCTGCGAAAGGCGTATACATGAAGAAAGTTACTCTTTCTTCAACTATGGGTCCTGGCTTGACAATTGATCAGGCGACTCTAGAGCTTTAATCAAAAGCGAAAGAATTTAAAGAACTTTGGGGTCCTGGCTGTATGGCCGGGACTATCAAAGACCGTAGGTGCTTTAACTAATGTTATGTAGTCTTTAGTTTTTGCTTAATTTCCTACGCAGATGGTGTGTTCCCCTTCAGAATACTGAATTGTCACACCTAAGTTAGCTCTTCGGAGCATTCATTAACTTTTAGGAGTTAAATTGTGGCTTTAGGACTTATTGATAAAAAAGCAATTGTTGCTGAAGTCCAGGAAGCTGCTCAGTCAGCTCAGTCAGCTGTAGTTGCTGATGCACGTGGTGTATCTGTAACTGATATGACTGCTTTGCGAAAAGAAGCTCGTGAAGCCGGTGTTTGGATGCGTGTTGTACGTAACACATTGGCAAAACGTGCCGTAGAAGGTACGGAATACGAGTGTTTGACTGAAAACTTCGTTGGCCCAACTTTGATTGCATTTTCTACTGAGCACCCAGGTGCTGCAGCGCGTATCTTTAAAGATTTCGCGAAGAAAAATGAAAAATTCGAAGTTAAGGCGGCGGCATTTGAAGGTAAAGTAGCGGATGTAAACCTACTTGCAACCTTGCCGACATACGACGAAGCGATCGCAAAGCTAATGAGCGTGATGAAAGAAGCAGCCGCTGGCAAACTGGTTCGCACAATTGCTGCGATCCGCGATCAGAAAGAACAAGAAGCAGCTTAATACGTTATCTAAGATTTTTACGTATTTTCTGTTTAGAACTAATTTATCGAGCGAAAGCTCCATTAATGATTCCGGGATAATATTATGTCTCTTACTAAAGACGATATCATCAATGCAGTTGCTGAAATGTCTGTAACTGATGTTGTTGAATTAATTGAAGCAATGGAAGAAAAATTCGGCGTTACTGCAGCGGCAGCAGCAGTAGTAGTAGCTGGCGGTGACGCTGGCGGTGCAGCTGAAGAGAAAACTGAATTCGACGTAGTACTTACAGGTGCTGGTGAGAAGAAAGTTAACGTAATTAAAGCAGTTCGTGCAATCACTGGTCTTGGCCTGAAAGAAGCTAAAGCAATGGTTGATGGTACTCCTGCAACTGTTAAAGAAGGCGCTTCTAAAGAAGACGCTGAAGAAGCTAAGAAGCAGCTTGAAGAGGCTGGTGCATCTGTTGAGATTAAATAATCTCGACTTAGCGCATAAAAGCTCTATAGTAAAGCTGGCTGGCGGCATTTTGTCGCCGGCCTTTTACCGTTTATAAAGAACTGAATTGTTAGTGTTAGCGCACTATTGCGATAGCTGGTAAAAGAGCTGAGGATCATAATGGCTTACTCATACACCGAAAAAAAACGAATTCGGAAGGACTTCAGTAAAGTACCTCCGGTTATGGATGTGCCGTACTTGTTGGCAATCCAACTGGATTCTTACAAGAAGTTTTTGCAGGCAGACGCAGATGCGTCCACAAGAATGGAAATGGGCCTGCACGCAGCATTCAAATCTGTATTTCCCATTGTCTCTTTTTCTGGGAATGCAGCGTTGGAATACGTTAGTTATCGGTTAGGCAAGCCTGTATTCGACGTAAAAGAGTGTGTGCTTCGTGGTATTACTTATTCTGCACCACTTAGAGTTAAAGTTCGTCTAATTATCTATGATAAAGAATCGTCAACTAAGGCGATTAAAGATATTAAAGAACAAGAAGTGTACATGGGTGAAATGCCACTCATGACAGAGAACGGTACTTTCGTTATCAATGGTACTGAGCGTGTGATCGTTTCTCAGTTGCACCGTTCTCCTGGTGTGTTCTTTGATCATGACAAAGGTAAAACGCACTCTTCTGGTAAGTTACTGTATTCAGCTCGCATTATTCCTTACCGTGGTTCATGGTTGGATTTCGAGTTTGATCCGAAGGATAACGTATTCGTTCGTATCGACCGTCGTCGTAAATTACCTGCGACGA
Proteins encoded:
- the nusG gene encoding transcription termination/antitermination protein NusG encodes the protein MSKRWYVVQAYSGYEKRVMNSLKEQVELKGMQDFFGDILVPTEEVVEIREGKKRKSERKFYPGYVLVNMEMNDETWHLVKSTSRVLGFIGGTADKPAPITQREADAILQRVETGASKPRPKTLFEAGEVVRVNDGPFADFNGVVEEVDYEKSRVKVSVLIFGRSTPVELEFGQVEKT
- the rplK gene encoding 50S ribosomal protein L11, giving the protein MAKKVEAYIKLQVAAGQANPSPPVGPALGQHGVNIMEFCKAFNAATQKLEPGLPVPVVISVYNDRSFTFITKTPPAAVLLKKAAGLKSGSARPNTDKVGKVTRAQLEEIATAKEPDLTAADMDAAVRTIAGTARSMGLEVED
- the rplA gene encoding 50S ribosomal protein L1, producing MAKLTKRAKLIAEKVDANKQYTVEEAVAILKDLSSSVKFTESVDVSVNLGIDARKSDQNVRGATVLPNGNGKTVRVAVFTQGENAEKATAAGADVVGMDDLAADVKAGNMNFDVVIATPDAMRVVGQLGQILGPRGLMPNPKVGTVTPDVETAVKNAKAGQVRYRNDKAGIIHTGIGNVTFDAAQIQGNLEALLADLKKAKPASAKGVYMKKVTLSSTMGPGLTIDQATLEL
- the rplJ gene encoding 50S ribosomal protein L10 yields the protein MALGLIDKKAIVAEVQEAAQSAQSAVVADARGVSVTDMTALRKEAREAGVWMRVVRNTLAKRAVEGTEYECLTENFVGPTLIAFSTEHPGAAARIFKDFAKKNEKFEVKAAAFEGKVADVNLLATLPTYDEAIAKLMSVMKEAAAGKLVRTIAAIRDQKEQEAA
- the rplL gene encoding 50S ribosomal protein L7/L12; this translates as MSLTKDDIINAVAEMSVTDVVELIEAMEEKFGVTAAAAAVVVAGGDAGGAAEEKTEFDVVLTGAGEKKVNVIKAVRAITGLGLKEAKAMVDGTPATVKEGASKEDAEEAKKQLEEAGASVEIK